GGCATGAACCTTGGAGAGGGTGCTGCGGGCGGAATGGCCTAAGCTATGGGCCGCATCGTCAAAACTGGGTTTGATTTTGGCTAGTCCTGACTCCACTGAACTCAGAGAGACCGCCAAAAATCGCACTAAATAGGCAAAGATCAAAGCCGTAATGGTGCCCTGAAGAAAGGAACCGGGCAGGTTAAACCAATTTTGTAGCAAGGGTGCGATCGCACCTTCGAATTGAGCCAGTGGAATCAGAATGCCCACGGCAATCACGGAGCCAGGAATGGCATATCCCATCGCTGCGATCCTGACCCCAAATCGCATCACCGGGGTACCACTCAATCGCAAGCCATAGACCAGAAATAAGGACAGTAACACCGCCAACCCCGCCGTCAGGGTAGCCAGGAGCAAGCTATTCAGGGCCAGGGGCAAAAATTGCTGCCCCATCGTCTCGGCCATATTCTCCAGGGTCATCTGTACGAGCAAAGCTCCGGGAATCAGCAACCCCAGAACAATAGGTACAGAACAGCTCAACCCAGCCAATAACGCTCGCCCCCCCTCCAGTTTATAGGTCGATAGGCGCTGAAAAGGGCTACTGGTCTGATAATAGCGGGCCTGTCGGCGGGACCATCGCTCCAATAAAATCAGGCTGAGAATAAACATCATTAAGACGGCAGCCAGCTGCGTTGCAGCAATGCGCTCGCCACCGCCAAACCATGTCCGGTAAATGCCCGTTGTAAAGGTAGGGACACCAAAGTATTGAACCGTACCAAAGTCATTCAGGGTCTCCATCAAGGCCAGGGCCAAGCCTGCCGTGATGGCAGGGCGAGCCAAGGGCAGCGCCACTTTAAAAAAGCTTTGCCAGGGATTACACCCTAAGGACCGACTGGCTTCTTGGGTACAAACGGACTGCTCTAAAAACGTCACCCGCGTCAACAGATAAACATAGGGATAGAGTACTAGACTCATCATTGCGATCGCCCCCCCTAACGACCGAATATTCGGGAACCAATAATCCGTTGCACTTTCCCACCCAAACAGATATCGAAGGAAGGTTTGAACAGGGCCAAAATACTCGAGAACATCCGTATAGGTATAAGCCAACAGGTAAGCAGGAGCAGCCAGGGGCAGCAAGAGAGCCCATTCAAAAACCCGACTCCCAGGAAAGTCACACATGGTTACCAGCCATGCAGTCCCCACCCCAATGACCAAGACCCCTGCACTCACCCCTAGCATCAGTAACAGAGAATTGATGATGTATGTAGGTAGAACCGTGGTGGCGAGGTGTCCCCATGTCTCACTTTGGTTCGTAAAAATACTGCTTAACACCACCAAAATCGGAGTGGCAATTAACACCGCAACCCCCATCACCCCAATCGTCCAAATATTCCATTGGAGGGAAGGATGGGTCAATATTTGGCGAGAGAGTTTGGAAACAGACTTAGGAACGGTATTCAAAATGAGTCCATGGAATATATGGGTTTAACGTCCAGTATTACACTCTGTCACGCTTCATTTAGGAGACTACCCCACTCATGTATCGATACAAGGAGATTCCAAAGAACCGCTAGAATCAGAGGGAGATCAGTTCAGGGCCACACCTATGACGTCCCCCCAGGCAGTTGAATTTTTGGATGAGTTTGAAGTAATTGTCGTGGGGGCAGGCCATGCCGGTTGTGAAGCAGCGTTAGCCTCTGCTCGGATGGGCTGCAGTACCCTATTGCTGACCCTCAATCTAGACAGAATCGCTTGGCAACCCTGTAATCCAGCCGTAGGAGCACCTGCCAAGTCCCAGCTCACCCATGAAGTCGATGCCCTAGGCGGCGAAATTGGCAAAATGGCGGATCGCACCTATTTGCAAAAACGTCTCCTTAACCATTCCCGTGGTCCTGCCGTTTGGGCCCTACGGGCTCAGACCGACAAGCGCGAATATGCCGCGGTGATGAAAACCATCGTCGAGAATCAGGGCAATCTGACCGTGCGGGAGGGCATGGTCACTGATCTAGTGCTAGGAGCCAATGATGAGGTCGTTGGCGTTCAGACCTACTTTGGTGTTGCCTTTCGTTGCCAGGCCGTCATTCTGACCACAGGCACCTTTTTAGGAGGACGGATCTGGGTCGGAGATAAGTCAATGCCGGCCGGACGAGCTGGAGAGTTTGCAGCGGAGGGACTGACCGAAACCCTGAATAAATTAGGGTTTGAAACAGATCGGCTGAAAACCGGAACCCCCGCTCGCGTCGACAAACGGTCTGTGGACTTTAGCGTCATGGAACCTCAGCCCCCGGATCAGCAAGTACGGTGGTTTAGTTTTGATCCTGCCGTTTGGATTGAACGGGAGCAAATGAACTGCTATATCACCCGCACGACCCCTGAAACCCACAAATTGATTCAGGACAATTTACACCTGTCTCCAGTCTATGGCGGTTGGGTCGATGCCAAAGGCCCCCGCTACTGTCCCAGCATTGAAGATAAAATCGTGCGGTTTGCCGATAAGGCCAGCCATCAGATTTTTATTGAGCCAGAAGGTCGCGATATTCCTGAACTCTATATTCAAGGATTCTCAACGGGTTTGCCCGAAGCGCTGCAGTTACGGATGTTGAGATCGCTTCCTGGTCTCGAACGTTGTGCCATGCTCCGCCCGGCTTATGCCGTGGAATATGATTATCTGCCCGCCACCCAGTGTTATCCCACCCTCATGACCAAACGCATTGAAGGTCTCTTCTGTGCGGGACAAATTAATGGCACCACCGGCTATGAAGAAGCGGCTGCCCAGGGCATTGTCGCGGGCATCAATGCCGCTCGATTCGTGAACCAACAGGAAATGATCGTCTTCCCTCGAGCCCAAAGCTATATTGGCACGCTGATCGACGATCTCTGCACCAAAGACTTACGAGAGCCCTATCGGATGTTGACAGGCCGATCCGAATATCGATTGCTGTTGCGATCAGACAATGCCGATCAGCGATTGACGCCCTTAGGACGTGAAGTGGGTCTGATTGATGATCGACGCTGGCACTTATTTACCCGTAAGCAGGCCACCATCACAGCTGAAAAAGAACGGCTCCATGCCACTCGTATTAAGGAGCGTGAGCCAGCAGCCCAGGCCATTGTCCAGGCAACGGGCGAAAAAATCAAAGGATCCATTACTCTGTCAGAGTTACTGCGTCGCCCCAAGTTTCACTACTGCGATCTTCACCAGCATGGCCTGGGCATAGAGACCCTCGAACGAGCCGAACGCGAAAGTGTCGAAATTGAAATCAAATATGCGGGCTATATTCAGCGCCAACAGCGCCAGATTGAGCAGGTGAGTCGGCAAGAGCAGCGTAAGTTACCAGAAAATTTAGACTACGCCAACATCCAGACATTGTCGATGGAAGCACGGGAGAAATTGGCGAAAGTGCAGCCCCTGACCGTAGGACAGGCATCCCGCATTGGTGGCGTCAATCCTTCAGATATCAATGCTTTGCTATTTTATCTAGAAACCTTGGCTCGATTGTCCCCAGTCAGTTAAAAGCCTGTGATAGGATGTTAAAGTCTTATTGGCAATGAGCCAACAACGGGATGTAGCGCAGCTTGGTAGCGCGCCTGCTTTGGGAGCAGGATGTCGCAGGTTCGAATCCTGTCATCCCGATTTAATCTTTAGAATTAGAGCAGAAAAGTCTCTGATAGTGAGGGTGATCACCGCAACTCTGAACTATCATGACTTTACTAGATAATGTGATGAAAAAAGGTCTATCTAGACTGTCATCATATCTATCTCCTGAGTACCCATTCTTTAGGAGTCTACATTGCCACAAACATCAGCAATATAGATTAATCTATGCTGTCAGTTAACGCTTCTGGGTATCAATACACCTTCAAAAAACTGAGTATTGTTACTCATCCCATATTGAACTGTTTTTAGTGTACAAATCAGTAATAAATGTGATTCATACTCATTAACTGGCTATCCCCAATAACCTCATATGACATTTACGACCTTAACTTTCGTAGTATTTTTACTACTGACCTTTACCAGTTACTGGAAATTAGGAAAAAGGTCATTACAAAATATTTTTCTGGTTGTTATTAGCTACATTTTTTATGGCTGGTGGGATTATCGCTTTTGCTTTTTATTACTAGCCTCTAGTTCTGTCGATTATTGGATTGGCCTATACCTAGCTCGAGCAGACTCTGACCGCAAACGGAAACTTTTATTATTCAGCAGTCTATGTATCAATTTAGGGTTACTGGGATTCTTCAAATATTGGAATTTTTTCTCTCAGAGTTTGGTTGATTCACTCTCCCTAGTGGGATGGAAATTAGACTATGTGGCCCTTAATGTTATTTTGCCCGTTGGCATTAGCTTCTATACCTTCCAAACCCTGAGTTACACCATCGATATTTATCGGCGTCAACTACAGCCCACCCAAAACTATATTGACTACCTAGCTTACGTTTCCTTCTTTCCTCAACTCGTAGCTGGCCCGATTGAGCGTGCACCTCACCTACTTCCGCAATTTCTCAACTCCAGGCAGTTTAATTATGAGTTAGCCGTGGATGGATGCCGGCAGATTCTTTGGGGCCTAGCCAAAAAAATGTTGGTTGCGGACAACCTGGCAGCTATCGTCGACAGCGCATTTGGACAGCCGAGTGAATACCCTGGCCCCCAGCTAGTCTTTGCGACCATTGCCTTTGCCTTTCAAATTTACTGTGATTTTTCCGCCTACTCTGATATTGCTATTGGCACAGCTCGGCTCTTTGGCTTTGACTTGATGCGGAATTTTGCCTACCCCTATTTCTCCCAGTCTATGGCTGAATTTTGGCGGCGATGGCATATTTCCTTCTCTTCATGGTTGAGGGACTATGTCTATATTCCTCTAGGCGGCAGTCGGGTCACCTCCCTCCGCAGAATCGTCAACGTGATGTTGACCTTCTTAATCAGTGGTTTATGGCATGGAGCAGCCTGGAATTTTGTCATCTGGGGCGGCATCCATGGTGGCGTCGTGCTCGTAGAAAAGCTGTGGATTCCTGATCAAACCCTGAAAGCAACAGATACCCCCTGCGGAGAGGGGTTATTTCCCAAGTTGGGAATTTTGATCAGAGTGCTGATCACCTTCTCCCTCACTTGTCTATCTTGGATCTTCTTCCGAGCTAAAACAATTCAAGATGCTGGCTTTATGGTGCAGAAGATATTTGTGGATGCACTCCGTCCTGCGGCTTATAAATCTTTCGGAACCATTGTTGCAGATTGCCCCATTGGTAAATGGATTGTTGTGGTTTTAGCCTGCTTAGTGCTCATTGAATGGCTACAGAGAAGGTATGCCCACCCCTTGGTATTGAAGAAGTTACCCCAAAGTATCAGATGGTCAGCCTATACCCTATTGCTGTGGATCACCTTGGCATACGGCACATGGAGTACTGGACAATTTGTATATTTTCAGTTTTAAGTACTTGTCAATGATGATTTCAAAGCCTAATTACAGTTAGGACTCTCCTAGCCTGACTTATAGATTTATTTAAGTGTTCTCTTAATGAATAAATTTATCTTTCGCCTTCTAAAATTCATATCAGTCCAGTCTTTAGTTCTGTTAATAGTGCTCGTTTTTTACGTCATGAACCATGACAAAACAGCTAAAACCAACTACTTAGCAGCAACCCTCGATAAACATGCTTTACTGGCTAAACAGCAAAAACCTCGGGTAATTTTCCTAGGGGGCTCTAATGTAGCCTTTGGCTTAGATTCTTCACTCATTGGACGTCGCTTAAATCGTAACCCCGTCAATATGGGTCTACATGCAGCGGTAGGGCTTGAATATATGCTCAACGAAGTGGAGGCCTCCTTGGTAGAAGGAGATATTGTGGTTATTTCGTTTGAATATGAGCAATTTTCTAGTCCTTTACCCGACATTCCAGAACGCCTGTATACGGTGATAGAGAATCGTCCCCAGAATCTTCAGTTCGTTCCTTGGTACTATGCACCCATCATGCTGGACAAAGGCCAGCTCTATCTTGGGGGCGTTATCCGGACAGCGATCAACTCAGTGCTAGGAACCTATGAGATTGATAGAGTTTATCAACGCAGTAACTTGAATGAGATCGGTGATGCCACTATCAACAACACCGAAAGTGGGCGAGACTTGACCCAAATCAAAGGGAAACTAACCGTCAATGATGGCTCAGTGCAAACGGCGATTACCATTTTGAATGAATTTAATCAATCAGCCACCCAAAAAGGAGCCAAGATTTATTATTCCTATCCTTCATTGCTAGACTCTGTGTTTCGAGATAATGCGGTTGCCATTCACCGCATCGATGATCAACTCAAAAAATCATTAGATTTCCCCCTGTTAGACGGCCCCAAAGATATGGCCTTTAGCAAAGAGTACTTCTTTGATTCTGAATATCATCTCAATCACAAAGGCACAAAAGTTCGTTCTGAATTAATTTCAAAACAATTATCAAGGCGTTTAGCAGAAAGTATTGACACCAACAATGGGAGCTGAAGGGTTTAATCTAGACTTGCTATATTTCTCACTTACGAAGGATATTGCCTAGTTACTATGAAGTTTATTCCGTCAAAAATATGGTTAATCATTCTATTTTTGAGTGGAGTTACCGGTGGGGTGCTTCTGCATAAGTTTCTTTTTAAAGACCGCCTCCAGACGCCTCAAGCCTCCCAGGCACAAGCATTACCGACTATCCCTGATCCATGGCAAGGAAAAATATCCCTCTATGTTTTAGCTGGGCAATCCAATATGGCGGGCAGAGGCCCGCTGGATGCTGAGAGTTCAACCACACATCCCCAGGTTTTTGTATTCGGGAATGATTACCGATGGCACCTCGCCAAAGATCCCCTAGATGCTCTAGACGGCCAAGTTGATCCGATATCCCGAGAAGGCAAGGCTCCGGGGGTGGGTCCCGGTATGACCTTTGCATCAACATTGCTCAAGCATGATGCGGATGCTGTTATTGGTCTGATTCCCTGTGCTAAGGGGGGGTCAACCATTCAAGAATGGCAACGTAATTTAAGTGAAAACTCTCTCTATGGGTCTTGTCTCAAGCGATTGCGAGCCGCCTCTTTGATGGGCAAGCTGGAAGGAATATTATTTTTTCAAGGGGAAGCAGATGCTCTGGATCAAAAGCAATTTTCTCACCTCTCTCTATCTCCCCAACAATGGTCCAAAAAGTTTGAAAAGTTTGTTGAGAATTTTCGACTAGATACAAAGCAAGAGAACTTACCGATTGTGTTTGCTCAAATTGGGTCCCATGATGCTCCTGATCTTTTAACAGAGTGGGAAGCCATTAAAAAGCAGCAAGAGAATATTAAATTACCTTATGTATCGATGATTACTACGGATGATTTGGCCCTTCAAGACTATGTTCATTACACCACTAAAAGTTATCGTACGATTGGACAGCGATTCGCCAATGCCTATATTAAACTGACTGAGAAGAATCTATGATGTGAATGTCTGACAAAATGGGAAATATCAATATATGATTGAAACAATTTTGGATTTTTTAAATAGCCTTTAAATATGTCTTTATCTTGAGTTTTTATTAACCGTTTTAAATCGATTGTTAGAGTTGTTCATTGAGTGAGCTAATGGAGACAAAACCAAGAATTCCTGTCGCAATTTTATGTGGTGGTAAAGGAACAAGACTCAAAGAAGAAACCGAGTTTCGTCCCAAGCCCATGGTCATGGTCGGGGACCGTCCCATGATTTGGCACATCATGAAAATCTATGCTCACTATGGTTTTACGGATTTTCTTCTCTGCCTTGGCTATAAAGGCGATATGATTCGTGACTATTTCTTTAACTATGATTGGAACCATAGCAATGTCTTATTGGAATTAGGCAATAAAAAAATCACCAAATTAGATAGCTCCCATGGAGAAGAGAACTGGAGAATCTGGTTAATTGACACTGGCCCTGAAACCATGACTGGGGGACGATTAAAACGTCTATCTCCTTATTTCAACGACATTGGTAGTGACTTGTTTATGGGCACCTATGGCGATGGGGTGAGCAACGTTAATATCCAGAAATTGCTGGAGTTCCATAACAGCCATGGCAAGCTAGCCACCATCACCTCCGTTCGCCCGCCTTCACGTTTTGGTGAGCTTGCCATTGATAACAATTTTGTCAGCTACTTCCAAGAAAAACCCCAAACCAGCGAAGGCTGGATCAACGGGGGATACTTTGTGTTTCATCGCAAGGTTCTAGATCTAATTCAAGGAGATAGCACCGTTCTGGAAGCCGAGCCCTTTAAAGCATTAGCGGCATTGGGAGAACTCGCTGTCTATAAACACGATGGATTTTGGCAATGTATGGATACCTATAGAGAACTCGGACTTCTCAATGAGCTATATACCTCCAATCAAGCACAGTGGAGGGTTTGGTAATGAGTGAATTTTGGCAGGATCGATCGGTATTGATTACGGGTTGCACCGGGCTGTTAGGGAGTTGGATGACCCAAGAGCTGGTCGCCCGTGGCGCTCGTGTCGTTGGATTGGTTAGGGATTGGGTCCCTCAGTCTCGCTTGTTTACGGAAGGGCTCTCCGACAAAATTACAACGGTTTACGGCGGCATTGAAGATTTAGGGGTTTTGGAGCGGGCTATCAATGAATACGAAGTGGATACAGTATTCCATTTAGCTGCCCAAACCATTGTGGGGGTTGCCAATCGCGAACCCCTGGGCACCTTTGAAGCCAACATCAAAGGGACATGGAATGTCTTAGAAGCCTGTCGTCGGGTGGGGGGAGTCAGTCGTATTGTCGTCGCTTCCAGTGATAAGGCCTATGGTGATCAAGATATCTTGCCCTACGACGAACAAACACCACTCCAAGGCGAGCATCCCTATGATGTGTCCAAAAGTTGCGCAGATTTACTGTGTCGGACCTACTATGTGACTTACAACCTGCCCGTCTGTATTACCCGCTGCGGGAATTTCTATGGCGGTGGGGACTTGAATTTCAATCGAATTGTCCCGGATACCATTCGATCGACGTTGCGTGACAAACCCATTGTGATTCGCAGTGATGGGACTTATATCCGTGACTATTTTTATGTCAAGGATGGTGTGCTGGCCTACCTTCATCTGGCGGAACAAATGGATCGGCCGGAAATATTGGGTGAGGCCTTTAACTTTAGTAATGAGCTGCAGATTTCAGTCTTAGAGTTAGTTCATAAAATCCTAAAGTTGATGGGCAAACCTCATCTGGAGCCGACGATTTTGAACCAAGCTCAGAATGAAATCAAGCATCAATATCTCTCTGCCGCAAAGGCAAGAAAGCTATTAGATTGGAAATCTCCCTATGATTTGGATGCGGCATTATTAGAAACCATTCAGTGGTATACAGCATTTCTTGAGTCCACTTCTGCTTAGTACTTGTATAGGAAGGATATGCAACTTCATTCCACCAAAATACCAGGCTGTTTTGAATTAGAATTAAACGTTTTCAAGGATCAGCGGGGTCGGTTTGTTAAAACCTTTCATGAAGAGATTTTCGCCAGCCACCAGTTAGAAACCCATTTCCCTGAAGCCTATTATTCTTACTCCACCCAAAATGTATTGCGGGGCCTCCATTTTCAGATCCCCCCTAAAGATCATACGAAGATGGTTCACTGCGCCCAGGGTGAGATCATAGATGCGGTGGTCGATTTAAGAGTGGGTTCGCCCACCTATGGGCAATTTGAAGTATTTGAACTCAGCGCCGAAAAAGGCAATTCGGCCTATATCCCCCCCGGCTTAGCCCATGGTTTTTACATTGTCAGTGAAACCGCCCTCGTGATGTATCAGGTGTCCACGGTATATGCCCCTGGCCATGAACAAGGTCTGTTGTGGAACTCGGCTGAGATTCCCTGGCCGAGTCCAAATCCGATTATTTCTGAAAAAGATCAAGGATGGAAGACCCTGGCTGACTATGAAAGTCCGTTTGTCTATGAGCCTGCCCACTCATGACTAATTCCCAGCCATCACCAACGGTCCTGATTTCCGGAGCCAATGGCTATTTTGGGGGCATAGCCTGTCAGTTTTTTAGAGATCGGTCCTGGACTGTCTTAACGGCAACCCGCCGCCCAGATGCAGATGTCCCGTTTGATCTCAATCAGCCAGACCAGTTTGCCGCCCAAAAGCTAGAGCAACCTGTTGATGTGTTTATTCATGCGGCCGCCGCCCATGAAGTGACCTGTCGGGACCAGCCCTATCAAAGCATTTTTCAGAATGTGGCCGGTACCCGGGCCGCCCTGGACTTTTGTGTGGCCAACCACATTTCGCGGTTTGTGTACTTATCGACCTTTCATGTCTTTGGCCATCCCACCGGCCGGATTGATGAATCCACGACGCCGTTGCCTGCGAACGACTATGGTTTAAGTCATTTACAGTCTGAAGATTACTTACGGCTGTACCGCCGAGAGCAGTCTCTACAGACTTTAGTGTTGAGGCCCAGTAATTTTTTTGGTGTGCCGGCGGATGTTAAAAGCTGCAACCGCTGGACCTTAACCCCTTTAGGGTTCTGTCAGGCCGCAGTGGAAGAGAAACAGATTGTCTTGAGAACGCCGGGATATCAACGACGCAACTTTATTGCGGTCCCAGATATCTGTGGTGCGATCGCAGCCGCGTATCCCCAAATGGACACCCTAGATCTCCTCCATTTGCCAGGGCCAGAAACCCTCAGTATTCGAGGGCTTGCTCAACTAGTCCAACGGGTGATGCAAGAGCGATTTGATATTGCGATTGATGTCGTCCTGCCGGATGGGGAGCCGATAGAAGATACATTTACCTATACCAGCCAAGGATTATCAGCCGTTTATCAACCTCAACTCACCCTAGAAAACTTTGTATTTAAATTGTGTCAACGGTTGTTATCAGTCTAAAGACTGAGCAGCTAGCCCCCTTGGCAATGCTTGTATAGGGACAAGTCAAGGTCGCGATCAGTGGAAAGAAGACAGCCATGGTTTTAGGAACACTCTCTGGAAATATGCCTGAAACAATCTCTAACGCGTTAAAGCCCATCCTTCGTCCCCTGTTTAGTTGGGCCGTACTCAAGCCTGCGATCGCATATCTGCTCCCACGGCAAACCGTGGCTCAGGCTTTTGGCAAGGACCATCCTAAGCATCGGCGCTTCCCCCCGGAGACCATTGATACGCCTGAGATCAAGGATATGCCGCCCTTTGACGGTCCCTTTGCCTATCTGGAGAGTGAAACCTATACCACCCACGATATTTTCTCAACGGTGTTAGAAAACGTGTTAGTCGAACCGGGCAACGGCATCGTCTTAACGCCTTCTCGTAAAGTGATTGCCGAGTCCATGTATCCCCAAATGGACGACATCACGATTTATGGGGCCTTACTCAATAAAAGCTTTATCCGGCGCCGAATGCTTGAGAAGCCGGTCCAAGAGATTTCGGGGTATGCCAGTATTTATCAAGGATTGCCCAATGGTTACTACCACAAATTTATTGACTTAGTCCCCCGTTGTTCCCTGCTGAGCCAGCCGGAATATGCAGAGATAGACAATATTCAGCTCCTCTATTCTGATCCTGTGTCGGAGACAGAAACTCTATTAGTCCCGAAACTGATTCCAGAAAATGTCACATTAACCAAGTTAGAACCCAGTCGGCTTTACCGCGTCGAAAAATTGATTTTGCCGACGTTTCTGACTCAGTTCGGGTCTGGCTATCTGCCCCAAGCCTATATCCAGCAGCTTCGGCAAGCCATTTTTCCGAAGCGTCCTTCAACCCAAAACAAACGAATTTATATTTCCCGAGCCCAGTCGGCCAAAGGCCAGAAAAAGCGGCATATTGTTAATGAAGCCGAATTAATTGCAGCCCTCAAACCCTTGGGGTTTGAAATCTATGAGCTGGAAGATTTCTCCTTAGAAGAGAAAGTTGAACTTTTCTATGACGCTGAAATTGTAGTGGGGGCCTATGGGGGTGGTATCACCCACGTGCTCTTTTCCGAGTCCGTCAAGATCTTGGAACTGCAGGTCATGGCTAAAACCCAAACCTATTACTATTACTTAGCCAAAGCATTGGGACATGACTATCGCTTCTGGTTCTCGGACAAAGCCAACAACCGCGAGAACTTTGAAGTTGATATTTCTCAGGTTTTGCAGTTACTAGAAGGTTGGTGTTAAAACGGAGATGAAGTTATCTAACCCCCAAAAGAATAACCCAACCGAAATTGACGAGAGTTGAGAAAAGAGTGAAGTGGCTCCGGCATGAAGGCCATGCACCCCGTTTTCATTCTGTCGGTGTAATGAGCCTTTCTGACTAAACAGGCTAGGGGTTTTGTACCCACAATAAATAACTCCATAAGATACGCTAGAACTACTAATGAGATATTGATTTCTATGCAATCTCTGATTACATCTACCCCAACTACCTTCGCGTCTCAAGTTGAAAAGCTGCTGCTGTTAGAAGCCGAAGCCATTGCCAAAGCGGCGGAGCGATTGCAGCCCGAACAGGTCAATCAAGCCGTCGATCTGATGATTAATTGCTCCGGCAAAGTGGTGTTATCCGGGGTGGGTAAATCAGGGATTGTGGCCCGCAAAATCGCCGCCACCCTGACCAGTGTGGGAGTGATGGCAGTATTCCTACATCCAGTAGAAGCCCTACATGGCGATTTAGGGATTGTGGCGACCAGTGATGTCGTGGTGGTGTTAAGCAACAGTGGTGAAACCGATGAACTGATTGCCATGTTGCCTTGCTT
The Acaryochloris marina S15 genome window above contains:
- a CDS encoding NAD(P)-dependent oxidoreductase, producing the protein MTNSQPSPTVLISGANGYFGGIACQFFRDRSWTVLTATRRPDADVPFDLNQPDQFAAQKLEQPVDVFIHAAAAHEVTCRDQPYQSIFQNVAGTRAALDFCVANHISRFVYLSTFHVFGHPTGRIDESTTPLPANDYGLSHLQSEDYLRLYRREQSLQTLVLRPSNFFGVPADVKSCNRWTLTPLGFCQAAVEEKQIVLRTPGYQRRNFIAVPDICGAIAAAYPQMDTLDLLHLPGPETLSIRGLAQLVQRVMQERFDIAIDVVLPDGEPIEDTFTYTSQGLSAVYQPQLTLENFVFKLCQRLLSV
- a CDS encoding DUF563 domain-containing protein; the protein is MPETISNALKPILRPLFSWAVLKPAIAYLLPRQTVAQAFGKDHPKHRRFPPETIDTPEIKDMPPFDGPFAYLESETYTTHDIFSTVLENVLVEPGNGIVLTPSRKVIAESMYPQMDDITIYGALLNKSFIRRRMLEKPVQEISGYASIYQGLPNGYYHKFIDLVPRCSLLSQPEYAEIDNIQLLYSDPVSETETLLVPKLIPENVTLTKLEPSRLYRVEKLILPTFLTQFGSGYLPQAYIQQLRQAIFPKRPSTQNKRIYISRAQSAKGQKKRHIVNEAELIAALKPLGFEIYELEDFSLEEKVELFYDAEIVVGAYGGGITHVLFSESVKILELQVMAKTQTYYYYLAKALGHDYRFWFSDKANNRENFEVDISQVLQLLEGWC